The proteins below come from a single Drosophila kikkawai strain 14028-0561.14 chromosome 3R, DkikHiC1v2, whole genome shotgun sequence genomic window:
- the Epp gene encoding ecdysteroid-phosphate phosphatase isoform X4, with translation MATLPPRKSQTPTRICISKQHLTPLQTLLQMGFPRHRAEKALASTGNRGVQIASDWLLAHVNDATLDECAPREYIIYACPTGPFLQQLEEFWAKSRQMCGWNGAHNYVPHITLVSFFKAPDECSLQLSKALKQVVDMTGALLDRPLKLEPYMSQNFMGFFVSEEDANYLKRLALQYVKEVSNSTISLEPHVKSLHLTLAYQFPQAQFNALKALVETLDASCASNWELRLYSRDPRLATKQVQKVVYPHNPHETDELELRIGDYIYLNSDVVDSSSDGWAEGISWLTGSTGHLPVNYTERTAESDAWTLHRVVQLSKSVASSLTSAEDLDIVDGRSISTEPEERQHTAHPEIIEGSSFEESEQSVEKYLRQTLKPCLELPSVQLLNSHNLTHQHNPNTPTIEITTNMSSCSTSISKQPVDEIMVEPPAAQPPRPDDTLSVHSDHSLHPGSMDASHAKNRKIYIMRHGERVDFTFGTWIPYCFDEFGNYMRKDLNMPKALPRRKNSPEGWQNDSPLTNVGVYQANLIGQALLEAQVQIDHVYCSPSYRCIQTCTSALEGLKLTGKHKIKVEPGLFEWMAWYPSGVPDWLTKNELVEAKYNVDLDYEPVQPSSDLTVRLKESTEQFYERNHDVIQQLLEQTTGNILVVAHATTLDTCSRQLTGGAPRSTNELRQVIHKIPYCSLATVEQVDGVWKLVEPECLPVTHSKNPRFEWNALSTT, from the exons ATGGCCACGCTACCGCCGCGCAAGAGTCAGACGCCAACGCGGATCTGCATTTCTAAGCAACATCTGACGCCGCTCCAAACATTGCTCCAAATGGGCTTTCCCAGGCACAGGGC GGAGAAAGCCCTGGCTTCGACGGGCAATCGAGGCGTTCAGATTGCCTCCGACTGGCTTCTGGCCCATGTCAACGATGCCACGCTGGACGAGTGCGCACCCAGGGAGTACATTATCTACGCCTGCCCCACGGGCCCGTTTCtccagcagctggaggagtTTTGGGCCAAGTCGCGACAAATGTGCGGCTGGAACGGAGCCCACAATTACGTGCCCCACATAACGCTGGTCTCTTTTTTTAAG GCTCCAGATGAATGTTCGCTGCAGTTGTCGAAGGCCCTTAAGCAGGTGGTGGACATGACTGGCGCTCTGCTGGATCGTCCGCTCAAACTGGAGCCGTACATGAGCCAGAACTTTATGGGCTTCTTTGTGTCCGAAGAGGACGCCAACTATCTGAAGCGACTGGCCCTGCAGTACGTCAAGGAGGTGTCCAACTCAA CCATCTCACTCGAGCCACACGTAAAGAGCCTGCACCTGACGCTCGCCTACCAGTTCCCGCAGGCACAGTTTAATGCACTGAAAGCACTCGTGGAAACACTAGACGCCAGCTGCGCCTCCAATTGGGAACTGCGCCTATATTCCCGCGATCCGCGGCTCGCCACCAAACAA GTCCAGAAGGTCGTATATCCACACAACCCGCACGAGACGGATGAGCTTGAGCTCCGGATCGGCGACTATATCTACCTAAACAGCGACGTGGTGGACAGCTCCAGTGACGGCTGGGCAGAGGGTATTTCCTGGCTAACTGGTAGCACGGGTCACCTGCCAGTCAACTACACCGAGCGTACGGCCGAGTCGGACGCCTGGACTTTGCATCGAGTGGTGCAGCTGTCGAAGAGCGTGGCATCTTCGCTGACCTCAGCTGAAGATCTGGACATTGTGGACGGGCGCAGCATATCGACGGAGCCCGAGGAGCGCCAGC atacAGCTCATCCCGAGATAATTGAGGGGTCATCTTTTGAGGAATCCGAGCAAAGTGTTGAGAAATATTTGCGACAGACCCTGAAGCCCTGCTTGGAACTTCCCTCCGTGCAGCTGCTCAACAGCCACAACCTGACCCATCAACACAATCCAAATACGCCCACAATTGAGATTACGACCAATATGTCCTCCTGCTCCACTTCCATATCCAAGCAGCCGGTGGACGAGATCATGGTGGAACCGCCGGCCGCTCAGCCGCCGCGTCCAGACGACACACTCAGTGTCCACTCCGACCACTCGCTGCACCCGGGTTCCATGGATGCCTCGCACGCCAAGAACCGAAAAATCTACATTATGAGGCATGGCGAGCGTGTGGACTTTACTTTTGGCACGTGGATTCCGTACTGCTTCGATGAGTTCGGTAACTACATGCGAAAGGATCTGAATATGCCCAAGGCTCTGCCACGCCGAAAGAATAGCCCCGAAGGCTGGCAGAATGACTCGCCGCTGACCAATGTTGGCGTGTACCAGGCCAATCTTATTGGCCAGGCCCTGCTGGAGGCCCAGGTGCAGATCGACCATGTCTACTGTTCGCCCTCGTACCGCTGCATCCAGACCTGCACCAGTGCCCTGGAGGGGCTCAAGCTCACGGGCAAGCACAAGATCAAGGTGGAGCCGGGCCTATTCGAGTGGATGGCCTGGTATCCCAGTGGGGTGCCCGACTGGTTGACCAAGAACGAGCTGGTCGAGGCCAAGTACAATGTCGATCTGGACTACGAGCCTGTGCAGCCGTCTTCCGACCTGACCGTTCGCCTCAAGGAGTCCACGGAGCAGTTTTACGAGCGCAACCACGACGTTATCCAGCAGCTGCTAGAGCAGACAA CTGGAAATATTTTGGTTGTGGCCCATGCGACCACACTGGACACATGCTCTCGCCAGTTGACCGGCGGCGCACCTCGCAGCACGAACGAACTGCGTCAGGTCATTCACAAGATCCCGTACTGCAGCCTGGCCACGGTAGAGCAGGTGGATGGCGTCTGGAAGCTGGTGGAGCCCGAGTGCCTGCCGGTGACGCACTCGAAGAATCCGCGCTTCGAGTGGAATGCCCTGTCGACCACCTAG
- the Epp gene encoding ecdysteroid-phosphate phosphatase isoform X1, whose amino-acid sequence MATLPPRKSQTPTRICISKQHLTPLQTLLQMGFPRHRAEKALASTGNRGVQIASDWLLAHVNDATLDECAPREYIIYACPTGPFLQQLEEFWAKSRQMCGWNGAHNYVPHITLVSFFKAPDECSLQLSKALKQVVDMTGALLDRPLKLEPYMSQNFMGFFVSEEDANYLKRLALQYVKEVSNSIISDTYEQLDAIVACFPWCGAVSSGTRCIPRSSRSISLEPHVKSLHLTLAYQFPQAQFNALKALVETLDASCASNWELRLYSRDPRLATKQVQKVVYPHNPHETDELELRIGDYIYLNSDVVDSSSDGWAEGISWLTGSTGHLPVNYTERTAESDAWTLHRVVQLSKSVASSLTSAEDLDIVDGRSISTEPEERQRELQQDTAHPEIIEGSSFEESEQSVEKYLRQTLKPCLELPSVQLLNSHNLTHQHNPNTPTIEITTNMSSCSTSISKQPVDEIMVEPPAAQPPRPDDTLSVHSDHSLHPGSMDASHAKNRKIYIMRHGERVDFTFGTWIPYCFDEFGNYMRKDLNMPKALPRRKNSPEGWQNDSPLTNVGVYQANLIGQALLEAQVQIDHVYCSPSYRCIQTCTSALEGLKLTGKHKIKVEPGLFEWMAWYPSGVPDWLTKNELVEAKYNVDLDYEPVQPSSDLTVRLKESTEQFYERNHDVIQQLLEQTTGNILVVAHATTLDTCSRQLTGGAPRSTNELRQVIHKIPYCSLATVEQVDGVWKLVEPECLPVTHSKNPRFEWNALSTT is encoded by the exons ATGGCCACGCTACCGCCGCGCAAGAGTCAGACGCCAACGCGGATCTGCATTTCTAAGCAACATCTGACGCCGCTCCAAACATTGCTCCAAATGGGCTTTCCCAGGCACAGGGC GGAGAAAGCCCTGGCTTCGACGGGCAATCGAGGCGTTCAGATTGCCTCCGACTGGCTTCTGGCCCATGTCAACGATGCCACGCTGGACGAGTGCGCACCCAGGGAGTACATTATCTACGCCTGCCCCACGGGCCCGTTTCtccagcagctggaggagtTTTGGGCCAAGTCGCGACAAATGTGCGGCTGGAACGGAGCCCACAATTACGTGCCCCACATAACGCTGGTCTCTTTTTTTAAG GCTCCAGATGAATGTTCGCTGCAGTTGTCGAAGGCCCTTAAGCAGGTGGTGGACATGACTGGCGCTCTGCTGGATCGTCCGCTCAAACTGGAGCCGTACATGAGCCAGAACTTTATGGGCTTCTTTGTGTCCGAAGAGGACGCCAACTATCTGAAGCGACTGGCCCTGCAGTACGTCAAGGAGGTGTCCAACTCAA TCATAAGCGACACCTACGAACAATTGGACGCCATTGTGGCCTGCTTCCCGTGGTGCGGAGCTGTTTCCTCGGGCACTCGCTGCATTCCACGCAGCAGTCGAT CCATCTCACTCGAGCCACACGTAAAGAGCCTGCACCTGACGCTCGCCTACCAGTTCCCGCAGGCACAGTTTAATGCACTGAAAGCACTCGTGGAAACACTAGACGCCAGCTGCGCCTCCAATTGGGAACTGCGCCTATATTCCCGCGATCCGCGGCTCGCCACCAAACAA GTCCAGAAGGTCGTATATCCACACAACCCGCACGAGACGGATGAGCTTGAGCTCCGGATCGGCGACTATATCTACCTAAACAGCGACGTGGTGGACAGCTCCAGTGACGGCTGGGCAGAGGGTATTTCCTGGCTAACTGGTAGCACGGGTCACCTGCCAGTCAACTACACCGAGCGTACGGCCGAGTCGGACGCCTGGACTTTGCATCGAGTGGTGCAGCTGTCGAAGAGCGTGGCATCTTCGCTGACCTCAGCTGAAGATCTGGACATTGTGGACGGGCGCAGCATATCGACGGAGCCCGAGGAGCGCCAGCGTGAGTTGCAGCAGG atacAGCTCATCCCGAGATAATTGAGGGGTCATCTTTTGAGGAATCCGAGCAAAGTGTTGAGAAATATTTGCGACAGACCCTGAAGCCCTGCTTGGAACTTCCCTCCGTGCAGCTGCTCAACAGCCACAACCTGACCCATCAACACAATCCAAATACGCCCACAATTGAGATTACGACCAATATGTCCTCCTGCTCCACTTCCATATCCAAGCAGCCGGTGGACGAGATCATGGTGGAACCGCCGGCCGCTCAGCCGCCGCGTCCAGACGACACACTCAGTGTCCACTCCGACCACTCGCTGCACCCGGGTTCCATGGATGCCTCGCACGCCAAGAACCGAAAAATCTACATTATGAGGCATGGCGAGCGTGTGGACTTTACTTTTGGCACGTGGATTCCGTACTGCTTCGATGAGTTCGGTAACTACATGCGAAAGGATCTGAATATGCCCAAGGCTCTGCCACGCCGAAAGAATAGCCCCGAAGGCTGGCAGAATGACTCGCCGCTGACCAATGTTGGCGTGTACCAGGCCAATCTTATTGGCCAGGCCCTGCTGGAGGCCCAGGTGCAGATCGACCATGTCTACTGTTCGCCCTCGTACCGCTGCATCCAGACCTGCACCAGTGCCCTGGAGGGGCTCAAGCTCACGGGCAAGCACAAGATCAAGGTGGAGCCGGGCCTATTCGAGTGGATGGCCTGGTATCCCAGTGGGGTGCCCGACTGGTTGACCAAGAACGAGCTGGTCGAGGCCAAGTACAATGTCGATCTGGACTACGAGCCTGTGCAGCCGTCTTCCGACCTGACCGTTCGCCTCAAGGAGTCCACGGAGCAGTTTTACGAGCGCAACCACGACGTTATCCAGCAGCTGCTAGAGCAGACAA CTGGAAATATTTTGGTTGTGGCCCATGCGACCACACTGGACACATGCTCTCGCCAGTTGACCGGCGGCGCACCTCGCAGCACGAACGAACTGCGTCAGGTCATTCACAAGATCCCGTACTGCAGCCTGGCCACGGTAGAGCAGGTGGATGGCGTCTGGAAGCTGGTGGAGCCCGAGTGCCTGCCGGTGACGCACTCGAAGAATCCGCGCTTCGAGTGGAATGCCCTGTCGACCACCTAG
- the Epp gene encoding ecdysteroid-phosphate phosphatase isoform X3, with protein MATLPPRKSQTPTRICISKQHLTPLQTLLQMGFPRHRAEKALASTGNRGVQIASDWLLAHVNDATLDECAPREYIIYACPTGPFLQQLEEFWAKSRQMCGWNGAHNYVPHITLVSFFKAPDECSLQLSKALKQVVDMTGALLDRPLKLEPYMSQNFMGFFVSEEDANYLKRLALQYVKEVSNSTISLEPHVKSLHLTLAYQFPQAQFNALKALVETLDASCASNWELRLYSRDPRLATKQVQKVVYPHNPHETDELELRIGDYIYLNSDVVDSSSDGWAEGISWLTGSTGHLPVNYTERTAESDAWTLHRVVQLSKSVASSLTSAEDLDIVDGRSISTEPEERQRELQQDTAHPEIIEGSSFEESEQSVEKYLRQTLKPCLELPSVQLLNSHNLTHQHNPNTPTIEITTNMSSCSTSISKQPVDEIMVEPPAAQPPRPDDTLSVHSDHSLHPGSMDASHAKNRKIYIMRHGERVDFTFGTWIPYCFDEFGNYMRKDLNMPKALPRRKNSPEGWQNDSPLTNVGVYQANLIGQALLEAQVQIDHVYCSPSYRCIQTCTSALEGLKLTGKHKIKVEPGLFEWMAWYPSGVPDWLTKNELVEAKYNVDLDYEPVQPSSDLTVRLKESTEQFYERNHDVIQQLLEQTTGNILVVAHATTLDTCSRQLTGGAPRSTNELRQVIHKIPYCSLATVEQVDGVWKLVEPECLPVTHSKNPRFEWNALSTT; from the exons ATGGCCACGCTACCGCCGCGCAAGAGTCAGACGCCAACGCGGATCTGCATTTCTAAGCAACATCTGACGCCGCTCCAAACATTGCTCCAAATGGGCTTTCCCAGGCACAGGGC GGAGAAAGCCCTGGCTTCGACGGGCAATCGAGGCGTTCAGATTGCCTCCGACTGGCTTCTGGCCCATGTCAACGATGCCACGCTGGACGAGTGCGCACCCAGGGAGTACATTATCTACGCCTGCCCCACGGGCCCGTTTCtccagcagctggaggagtTTTGGGCCAAGTCGCGACAAATGTGCGGCTGGAACGGAGCCCACAATTACGTGCCCCACATAACGCTGGTCTCTTTTTTTAAG GCTCCAGATGAATGTTCGCTGCAGTTGTCGAAGGCCCTTAAGCAGGTGGTGGACATGACTGGCGCTCTGCTGGATCGTCCGCTCAAACTGGAGCCGTACATGAGCCAGAACTTTATGGGCTTCTTTGTGTCCGAAGAGGACGCCAACTATCTGAAGCGACTGGCCCTGCAGTACGTCAAGGAGGTGTCCAACTCAA CCATCTCACTCGAGCCACACGTAAAGAGCCTGCACCTGACGCTCGCCTACCAGTTCCCGCAGGCACAGTTTAATGCACTGAAAGCACTCGTGGAAACACTAGACGCCAGCTGCGCCTCCAATTGGGAACTGCGCCTATATTCCCGCGATCCGCGGCTCGCCACCAAACAA GTCCAGAAGGTCGTATATCCACACAACCCGCACGAGACGGATGAGCTTGAGCTCCGGATCGGCGACTATATCTACCTAAACAGCGACGTGGTGGACAGCTCCAGTGACGGCTGGGCAGAGGGTATTTCCTGGCTAACTGGTAGCACGGGTCACCTGCCAGTCAACTACACCGAGCGTACGGCCGAGTCGGACGCCTGGACTTTGCATCGAGTGGTGCAGCTGTCGAAGAGCGTGGCATCTTCGCTGACCTCAGCTGAAGATCTGGACATTGTGGACGGGCGCAGCATATCGACGGAGCCCGAGGAGCGCCAGCGTGAGTTGCAGCAGG atacAGCTCATCCCGAGATAATTGAGGGGTCATCTTTTGAGGAATCCGAGCAAAGTGTTGAGAAATATTTGCGACAGACCCTGAAGCCCTGCTTGGAACTTCCCTCCGTGCAGCTGCTCAACAGCCACAACCTGACCCATCAACACAATCCAAATACGCCCACAATTGAGATTACGACCAATATGTCCTCCTGCTCCACTTCCATATCCAAGCAGCCGGTGGACGAGATCATGGTGGAACCGCCGGCCGCTCAGCCGCCGCGTCCAGACGACACACTCAGTGTCCACTCCGACCACTCGCTGCACCCGGGTTCCATGGATGCCTCGCACGCCAAGAACCGAAAAATCTACATTATGAGGCATGGCGAGCGTGTGGACTTTACTTTTGGCACGTGGATTCCGTACTGCTTCGATGAGTTCGGTAACTACATGCGAAAGGATCTGAATATGCCCAAGGCTCTGCCACGCCGAAAGAATAGCCCCGAAGGCTGGCAGAATGACTCGCCGCTGACCAATGTTGGCGTGTACCAGGCCAATCTTATTGGCCAGGCCCTGCTGGAGGCCCAGGTGCAGATCGACCATGTCTACTGTTCGCCCTCGTACCGCTGCATCCAGACCTGCACCAGTGCCCTGGAGGGGCTCAAGCTCACGGGCAAGCACAAGATCAAGGTGGAGCCGGGCCTATTCGAGTGGATGGCCTGGTATCCCAGTGGGGTGCCCGACTGGTTGACCAAGAACGAGCTGGTCGAGGCCAAGTACAATGTCGATCTGGACTACGAGCCTGTGCAGCCGTCTTCCGACCTGACCGTTCGCCTCAAGGAGTCCACGGAGCAGTTTTACGAGCGCAACCACGACGTTATCCAGCAGCTGCTAGAGCAGACAA CTGGAAATATTTTGGTTGTGGCCCATGCGACCACACTGGACACATGCTCTCGCCAGTTGACCGGCGGCGCACCTCGCAGCACGAACGAACTGCGTCAGGTCATTCACAAGATCCCGTACTGCAGCCTGGCCACGGTAGAGCAGGTGGATGGCGTCTGGAAGCTGGTGGAGCCCGAGTGCCTGCCGGTGACGCACTCGAAGAATCCGCGCTTCGAGTGGAATGCCCTGTCGACCACCTAG
- the Epp gene encoding ecdysteroid-phosphate phosphatase isoform X2 yields MATLPPRKSQTPTRICISKQHLTPLQTLLQMGFPRHRAEKALASTGNRGVQIASDWLLAHVNDATLDECAPREYIIYACPTGPFLQQLEEFWAKSRQMCGWNGAHNYVPHITLVSFFKAPDECSLQLSKALKQVVDMTGALLDRPLKLEPYMSQNFMGFFVSEEDANYLKRLALQYVKEVSNSIISDTYEQLDAIVACFPWCGAVSSGTRCIPRSSRSISLEPHVKSLHLTLAYQFPQAQFNALKALVETLDASCASNWELRLYSRDPRLATKQVQKVVYPHNPHETDELELRIGDYIYLNSDVVDSSSDGWAEGISWLTGSTGHLPVNYTERTAESDAWTLHRVVQLSKSVASSLTSAEDLDIVDGRSISTEPEERQHTAHPEIIEGSSFEESEQSVEKYLRQTLKPCLELPSVQLLNSHNLTHQHNPNTPTIEITTNMSSCSTSISKQPVDEIMVEPPAAQPPRPDDTLSVHSDHSLHPGSMDASHAKNRKIYIMRHGERVDFTFGTWIPYCFDEFGNYMRKDLNMPKALPRRKNSPEGWQNDSPLTNVGVYQANLIGQALLEAQVQIDHVYCSPSYRCIQTCTSALEGLKLTGKHKIKVEPGLFEWMAWYPSGVPDWLTKNELVEAKYNVDLDYEPVQPSSDLTVRLKESTEQFYERNHDVIQQLLEQTTGNILVVAHATTLDTCSRQLTGGAPRSTNELRQVIHKIPYCSLATVEQVDGVWKLVEPECLPVTHSKNPRFEWNALSTT; encoded by the exons ATGGCCACGCTACCGCCGCGCAAGAGTCAGACGCCAACGCGGATCTGCATTTCTAAGCAACATCTGACGCCGCTCCAAACATTGCTCCAAATGGGCTTTCCCAGGCACAGGGC GGAGAAAGCCCTGGCTTCGACGGGCAATCGAGGCGTTCAGATTGCCTCCGACTGGCTTCTGGCCCATGTCAACGATGCCACGCTGGACGAGTGCGCACCCAGGGAGTACATTATCTACGCCTGCCCCACGGGCCCGTTTCtccagcagctggaggagtTTTGGGCCAAGTCGCGACAAATGTGCGGCTGGAACGGAGCCCACAATTACGTGCCCCACATAACGCTGGTCTCTTTTTTTAAG GCTCCAGATGAATGTTCGCTGCAGTTGTCGAAGGCCCTTAAGCAGGTGGTGGACATGACTGGCGCTCTGCTGGATCGTCCGCTCAAACTGGAGCCGTACATGAGCCAGAACTTTATGGGCTTCTTTGTGTCCGAAGAGGACGCCAACTATCTGAAGCGACTGGCCCTGCAGTACGTCAAGGAGGTGTCCAACTCAA TCATAAGCGACACCTACGAACAATTGGACGCCATTGTGGCCTGCTTCCCGTGGTGCGGAGCTGTTTCCTCGGGCACTCGCTGCATTCCACGCAGCAGTCGAT CCATCTCACTCGAGCCACACGTAAAGAGCCTGCACCTGACGCTCGCCTACCAGTTCCCGCAGGCACAGTTTAATGCACTGAAAGCACTCGTGGAAACACTAGACGCCAGCTGCGCCTCCAATTGGGAACTGCGCCTATATTCCCGCGATCCGCGGCTCGCCACCAAACAA GTCCAGAAGGTCGTATATCCACACAACCCGCACGAGACGGATGAGCTTGAGCTCCGGATCGGCGACTATATCTACCTAAACAGCGACGTGGTGGACAGCTCCAGTGACGGCTGGGCAGAGGGTATTTCCTGGCTAACTGGTAGCACGGGTCACCTGCCAGTCAACTACACCGAGCGTACGGCCGAGTCGGACGCCTGGACTTTGCATCGAGTGGTGCAGCTGTCGAAGAGCGTGGCATCTTCGCTGACCTCAGCTGAAGATCTGGACATTGTGGACGGGCGCAGCATATCGACGGAGCCCGAGGAGCGCCAGC atacAGCTCATCCCGAGATAATTGAGGGGTCATCTTTTGAGGAATCCGAGCAAAGTGTTGAGAAATATTTGCGACAGACCCTGAAGCCCTGCTTGGAACTTCCCTCCGTGCAGCTGCTCAACAGCCACAACCTGACCCATCAACACAATCCAAATACGCCCACAATTGAGATTACGACCAATATGTCCTCCTGCTCCACTTCCATATCCAAGCAGCCGGTGGACGAGATCATGGTGGAACCGCCGGCCGCTCAGCCGCCGCGTCCAGACGACACACTCAGTGTCCACTCCGACCACTCGCTGCACCCGGGTTCCATGGATGCCTCGCACGCCAAGAACCGAAAAATCTACATTATGAGGCATGGCGAGCGTGTGGACTTTACTTTTGGCACGTGGATTCCGTACTGCTTCGATGAGTTCGGTAACTACATGCGAAAGGATCTGAATATGCCCAAGGCTCTGCCACGCCGAAAGAATAGCCCCGAAGGCTGGCAGAATGACTCGCCGCTGACCAATGTTGGCGTGTACCAGGCCAATCTTATTGGCCAGGCCCTGCTGGAGGCCCAGGTGCAGATCGACCATGTCTACTGTTCGCCCTCGTACCGCTGCATCCAGACCTGCACCAGTGCCCTGGAGGGGCTCAAGCTCACGGGCAAGCACAAGATCAAGGTGGAGCCGGGCCTATTCGAGTGGATGGCCTGGTATCCCAGTGGGGTGCCCGACTGGTTGACCAAGAACGAGCTGGTCGAGGCCAAGTACAATGTCGATCTGGACTACGAGCCTGTGCAGCCGTCTTCCGACCTGACCGTTCGCCTCAAGGAGTCCACGGAGCAGTTTTACGAGCGCAACCACGACGTTATCCAGCAGCTGCTAGAGCAGACAA CTGGAAATATTTTGGTTGTGGCCCATGCGACCACACTGGACACATGCTCTCGCCAGTTGACCGGCGGCGCACCTCGCAGCACGAACGAACTGCGTCAGGTCATTCACAAGATCCCGTACTGCAGCCTGGCCACGGTAGAGCAGGTGGATGGCGTCTGGAAGCTGGTGGAGCCCGAGTGCCTGCCGGTGACGCACTCGAAGAATCCGCGCTTCGAGTGGAATGCCCTGTCGACCACCTAG